A genome region from Schistocerca americana isolate TAMUIC-IGC-003095 chromosome 1, iqSchAmer2.1, whole genome shotgun sequence includes the following:
- the LOC124606590 gene encoding cuticle protein 67-like — MYKLAVFAAVLAVARAGFLAAPAISYAAPAAVAPAAITSQSSNILRSFGNLGQVSTYTKTVDTPYSSVTKSDVRVSNDAVAHVAAPAVAYAAPAYARAYAAPAAYAAPAVATHGLLGVAYSAAPAVAHLTYSTPALSYAW, encoded by the coding sequence CTCGCCGTCTTCGCCGCCGTGCTGGCCGTGGCCCGTGCTGGCTTCCTGGCCGCCCCCGCCATCTCGTACGCCGCCCCCGCGGCCGTCGCCCCCGCGGCCATCACCTCCCAGAGCTCCAACATCCTGAGGAGCTTCGGCAACCTGGGACAGGTGTCCACCTACACCAAGACCGTCGACACGCCCTACTCCAGCGTCACCAAGTCCGACGTCCGCGTCAGCAACGACGCCGTCGCCCACGTGGCCGCCCCCGCCGTGGCCTACGCCGCCCCGGCCTACGCGcgcgcctacgccgcccccgctgcctacgccgcccccgccgttGCCACCCACGGTCTGCTGGGAGTGGCCTactccgccgcccccgccgtcgctCACCTGACCTACAGCACCCCGGCTCTGTCCTACGCCTGGTAG